A window of Flammeovirga kamogawensis genomic DNA:
ACATGGCGATATGGGGCAAGCATTTGATTATGATTTAGATGGTAATGTTGACATATTGAGTGGAAGTGATAATTACGGTAAGTGGTATCTATATAAAACATCTAACAATAATGATTACAACTTTTTACAAGTAAATGTAAATTATAGTGAAAAGAAAAATGTAGATCCAATGGCTGCAATTGTTGTTGTAGAAACAGCTTCTAATACTTATAAAAAAAGAGTAGGTTCTGCAGGAGAAATACACTCTCAAAGTTTATTAAATACCCTCCATTTTGGATTAGGAGTTGAAGATAAAGTAAACAAAGTAACTATTAAATGGAGAAATGGTGAACAATATATTATTAATAATCCTGCAATAAATAGAGTAGTTTCTACTCCCAAAATAAATTAAAATAAAATAGTAAATAATAACAACGAATAGAAAAGGGTAGTAATTTTTACTAGCCTTTTTTTCTAAAAAAAACTGACATAGAATTGATTCTTCTTATTTAAATATAATTTTCTTAAATACTTAAGTGCTTTAACTAAAACAATGGACTATAATAGCTAAATTTGCAGGCTCAATATTTTGAGGTAGTGAAACATAAGTAAACAATAAATAGTTTGCTTATTGATGAAAGTGGAGTAAAGACAACTTAATGGATACAAAGTTTCAGATACACCGTTTAAGTAACGGTATCAGAATTATACATAAACAAATTAAGTCAACAAAGTTAGCCCATTGTGGAGTAGCAATTAATGTTGGTAGTAGAGACGAAACGCTAGCTCAGCAAGGCATTGCTCATTTCTGGGAGCATATGGCTTTTAAAGGAACAAACAAGAGAAAAACGTATCATATATTAAATAGTATAGACTCTGTTGGGGGTGAACTAAATGCTTACACCTCTAAAGAGAAGATTCATTTTTATTCTTCTACTTTAGTTCAACATTTCGAGAAATCTGTAGATGTCTTATCAGACTTAACGTTTAACTCCAATTTCCCTGTAAAAGAAATTGAAAAAGAACGTTCTGTCATTTTAGAAGAGATGGCTTTATATAGAGATGACCCTGCAGATTCTATTGGAGATGAATTTGATGAGTTGATTTTCCCTAACCATCCTTTAGGAAGAAACATATTAGGTACTATTGAAAGTGTAAACAGCTTTAAGCAACAAGATTTCTTTGATTTTATAGATCAGAATGTTGATACACATCAAGTAGTAATATCTTCAATATCAAACCTTCCTTTTGATAAGGTTGTAAGTATTGTAGAAAAATATTTTGGAGGTGTAAAAGAAGCAAAGAAAGATAGATCAAGAGAAATATTTACAGGGTATAAACCTACTTTTGTAGAAAAGACTAAACCAATAACACAATCACATGTTATGCTAGGAGCAGAATCTTACCGTCTACATCATAAAAAAAGAATGCCATTCTTCTTATTGACGAATCTTTTAGGAGGTCCTGCAATGAATTCGAGATTAAATTTAGGCATCCGAGAAAAGTACGGTTATGTATATGATATTTCAGCGGGTTCATCAGCATATCTAGATAGTGGTCAGTTTAGCATATACTTTGCTACAGAAGAGAAGAAGCTAAATAAATGCCTGAAATTAGTACATAAAGAATTAACCTCTTTAAGAGATAAAAAATTAGGTATTCAGCAATTGAGATCTGCAAAACAGCAGATAATGGGGCAAATTGCAATGTCTGGTGAAAGTAACCTATCTATTATGTTAGGTATGGGTAAAGGACTTCTGGACAAAGAGAAATTTGAATCTTTAGAAGAAATTTTCCAACAAATTCAGGCAATTACATCAGAAGATTTAATTGAAGTAGCGAACGAAATGTTTGCAGAAGACAGATTGACTACTTTAATTTATCACCCAGAATCTAAAAAGTAAATAAGCACTCATTTTAGAGTTGTAAACATATTTTATACAATGGTAAAAGGTAACATACGTATTTTTTTATTTGTAGGCTTTTCAGTCTTTTCAATTTCTTTGATAGTTTATTTTTATCAAGTTTTTTTTACTCCTAACATCTTAGTTGGGCAACAAGAGCGTAAGGTCATTAGAATACCACATAATGCTACTATTCAAGACGTAACAGATACTTTACAGAAATATGATTTTATATCTGAATTAGTACCATTCCGTTTTGTGAGTAAAGCATTAAAATATAACGAGAATATAAAAGCGGGTTTGTATGTTCTTAAGCCCGAAATGACAAATAATGAAGCAGTAAGGTTTTTAAGATCTGGTGCTCAAACTCCAATAAAAATAACATTTAACAATGCAAGAACCACTTGGGATGTGGCTGAACGAATTACTCAACGTTTAGAAATTACACCCGAAGAGTTTTATGATGTTGTTACAGATAAAGAATTCTTGGATGAATTAGGGTTAGACTCACTTTCTGTAAAAAGTATTTTTA
This region includes:
- a CDS encoding M16 family metallopeptidase, whose translation is MDTKFQIHRLSNGIRIIHKQIKSTKLAHCGVAINVGSRDETLAQQGIAHFWEHMAFKGTNKRKTYHILNSIDSVGGELNAYTSKEKIHFYSSTLVQHFEKSVDVLSDLTFNSNFPVKEIEKERSVILEEMALYRDDPADSIGDEFDELIFPNHPLGRNILGTIESVNSFKQQDFFDFIDQNVDTHQVVISSISNLPFDKVVSIVEKYFGGVKEAKKDRSREIFTGYKPTFVEKTKPITQSHVMLGAESYRLHHKKRMPFFLLTNLLGGPAMNSRLNLGIREKYGYVYDISAGSSAYLDSGQFSIYFATEEKKLNKCLKLVHKELTSLRDKKLGIQQLRSAKQQIMGQIAMSGESNLSIMLGMGKGLLDKEKFESLEEIFQQIQAITSEDLIEVANEMFAEDRLTTLIYHPESKK